A portion of the Cryptomeria japonica chromosome 5, Sugi_1.0, whole genome shotgun sequence genome contains these proteins:
- the LOC131039580 gene encoding SKP1-like protein 1B, translating into MAEPGKVKLLSSDNVELEVDNEVALQMVIIKDFIQHGGSGTTFPVNVSSTILAKVIEYIKYHLEAKESGRSEEEVKNWDKRFVDVDQKTLYDLLMASTYLKINELFEFLGDTVADKIRDLSPEQIVALFGIRNEFTQEEAEEIRREIEWAYD; encoded by the exons ATGGCGGAGCCAGGCAAGGTGAAATTATTGAGCTCAGACAATGTGGAGCTTGAGGTGGATAATGAGGTGGCTTTGCAGATGGTGATCATTAAAGATTTCATACAACATGGAGGCAGTGGCACCACTTTCCCTGTCAATGTTTCCAGCACAATATTAGCAAAGGTTATTGAATACATCAAATATCATTTGGAAGCCAAAGAATCTGGCCGGTCAGAAGAAGAAGTGAAAAATTGGGATAAGCGGTTTGTGGATGTTGATCAAAAAACCCTTTATGATCTTCTTATG GCCTCTACTTACTTGAAAATAAACGAACTTTTCGAATTCTTAGGTGATACTGTTGCTGACAAGATCAGAGATTTATCACCTGAGCAAATTGTGGCGTTATTTGGCATAAGAAATGAGTTTACTCAGGAAGAGGCTGAAGAAATTAGACGTGAAATTGAATGGGCTTATGACTGA